A single Solidesulfovibrio sp. DNA region contains:
- a CDS encoding dynamin family protein, which translates to MASALLESRFLQRRAELSGLLGRLGELTARCGRSDLESVAAELAAHALEPFFLVVVGEVKTGKSSLVNALLDAEVTAVAPDPCTDRIRVIARGSEPGETAKGPLLTHVRLDNPILDGLAIVDTPGVDSIIDRHQEITERFIPRADLVLFVFSVLNPYSRSAWDFHDLAAEAWRRHVAFALTQADLATAEQIAVNTARLRELAGQRGMADPTIFLVSSTVGRADPEAGGIEALRRHIRELTASGGHFAAKLEATRRSAQRLLADLSSGLDARARELDADAAEAERIAKRLESARLAAGREAEVLRTRVEAAYARLSGAFEAAFARELTFSGMIGRSLAGLWRRRDQAGPAARLAQLGEIFAADLEREVEAIARQGAQHVFESVTGSARLLLDELRRHRHDRDLPADALGEQRDRVLAEVTAGVEALLADGGPLSGIDPGSVTGMDPKAALGGALVVLGTLFAVAVKSTVIDVTGGVVAALGALLAGSALFWQRPRVLAEMRRRLAGGGERLRRELDERLAARVDRIFRELADRFEPFFADVAARRRSLEELASRRDELAAALAAFDPA; encoded by the coding sequence GTGGCCAGCGCCCTTCTGGAGTCGCGGTTTCTGCAACGCCGGGCCGAACTGTCCGGGCTTCTGGGCCGGCTTGGCGAACTCACCGCCCGTTGCGGCCGCTCGGACCTGGAGTCCGTGGCCGCCGAACTGGCCGCCCACGCCCTGGAACCGTTTTTTCTGGTCGTGGTCGGCGAGGTCAAGACCGGCAAGAGCAGCCTCGTCAACGCCCTGCTCGACGCCGAGGTCACGGCCGTGGCCCCGGACCCCTGCACCGACCGCATCCGGGTCATCGCCCGGGGAAGCGAGCCCGGCGAAACGGCGAAGGGGCCGCTTCTTACCCACGTGCGCCTCGACAACCCCATCCTCGACGGCCTGGCCATCGTCGACACCCCGGGCGTGGACAGCATCATCGACCGCCACCAGGAGATCACCGAACGGTTCATCCCCCGGGCCGACCTGGTGCTCTTCGTCTTTTCCGTGCTCAATCCCTATTCCCGCTCGGCCTGGGACTTCCACGACCTGGCCGCCGAGGCCTGGCGGCGCCACGTGGCCTTCGCCCTGACCCAGGCCGACCTGGCCACGGCCGAGCAGATCGCCGTCAACACGGCCCGGCTGCGGGAACTGGCCGGGCAGCGGGGCATGGCCGACCCCACGATCTTCCTGGTCTCCTCCACGGTGGGCCGGGCCGACCCCGAGGCCGGCGGCATCGAGGCGCTTCGCCGCCATATCCGGGAACTCACCGCCTCGGGCGGCCATTTCGCGGCCAAGCTCGAGGCCACCCGCCGCTCGGCCCAGCGCTTGCTGGCCGACCTTTCGTCCGGCCTCGACGCCCGGGCCCGAGAGCTCGACGCCGACGCGGCCGAGGCCGAGCGCATCGCCAAGCGCCTGGAATCCGCCCGGTTGGCGGCCGGCCGCGAGGCCGAGGTGCTGCGCACCCGGGTGGAGGCGGCCTATGCCCGGCTTTCCGGGGCGTTCGAGGCGGCCTTTGCCCGCGAACTGACCTTTTCCGGCATGATCGGCCGCAGCCTGGCCGGGCTGTGGCGGCGGCGGGACCAGGCCGGGCCGGCGGCGCGCCTCGCGCAACTGGGCGAAATCTTCGCCGCCGACCTGGAACGCGAGGTCGAGGCCATCGCCCGGCAGGGCGCCCAGCATGTTTTCGAGAGCGTGACCGGCTCGGCCCGGCTGCTCCTGGACGAACTGCGCCGCCATCGCCACGACCGGGACCTGCCGGCCGACGCCCTGGGCGAGCAGCGCGACCGCGTCCTGGCCGAGGTGACCGCCGGGGTGGAGGCGCTGCTCGCCGACGGCGGCCCGCTTTCCGGCATCGACCCGGGCAGCGTGACGGGCATGGACCCCAAGGCGGCCCTGGGCGGGGCGTTGGTGGTGCTGGGCACGCTCTTCGCCGTGGCCGTCAAGAGCACGGTCATCGACGTGACCGGCGGCGTGGTCGCGGCCTTGGGCGCGCTGCTCGCCGGCAGCGCCCTTTTCTGGCAGCGGCCGCGCGTGCTGGCCGAGATGCGCCGACGCCTGGCCGGGGGCGGGGAGCGGCTTCGCCGGGAGCTCGACGAGCGCCTGGCCGCCCGGGTGGACCGGATCTTCCGCGAGCTCGCCGACCGCTTCGAACCCTTTTTCGCCGACGTGGCCGCGCGGCGCCGCAGCCTGGAGGAACTTGCCTCCCGGCGCGACGAGCTGGCCGCGGCCCTGGCCGCCTTCGACCCGGCCTAG
- a CDS encoding nitroreductase family protein: protein MENKQAQSKVATGKVMYIRGVPFRCPTPAVAARENGDGALSSPPALRPSSATVASAAVPGDVAAFAPNGFAGADRFRPGRAMAAAGRCGLMGCASRSQAAFMKSRRSVRVFADKAVSMRVLRDLVAAASRAEPAEASVSARFVMVESAPAMDRASELAAAWLRREGILADGLGPEARAREVVFGGAPHMAVAYGPRDDTGAASACALAVARMEWLAVGAGLGVCFAGEMVQAATACPELAAALSIPGSAVAQAAVFIGYPGSRTAPEAVIPGTRIIWL, encoded by the coding sequence ATGGAAAACAAACAGGCGCAAAGCAAGGTCGCCACGGGGAAGGTCATGTATATCAGAGGCGTTCCCTTCCGATGCCCGACTCCGGCCGTGGCGGCCCGGGAAAATGGGGATGGGGCCCTGTCGTCCCCGCCCGCGTTGCGTCCGTCGTCGGCGACGGTGGCCTCGGCGGCCGTGCCCGGCGATGTCGCGGCGTTCGCCCCCAACGGCTTTGCCGGCGCGGACAGGTTCCGACCGGGACGGGCCATGGCCGCCGCCGGGCGTTGCGGCCTGATGGGTTGCGCCTCCCGGTCCCAGGCCGCGTTCATGAAAAGCCGCCGCTCGGTCCGGGTGTTCGCCGACAAGGCCGTGTCCATGCGGGTGCTGCGCGATCTCGTGGCCGCCGCCAGCCGGGCCGAACCCGCAGAGGCCTCGGTCTCGGCCCGGTTCGTCATGGTGGAATCCGCGCCGGCCATGGACCGGGCGTCGGAATTGGCCGCCGCCTGGTTGCGCCGCGAGGGCATCCTGGCCGACGGTCTGGGGCCCGAGGCCAGGGCCAGGGAAGTGGTCTTCGGCGGCGCGCCCCACATGGCCGTGGCCTACGGTCCCCGGGACGACACCGGGGCCGCTTCGGCCTGCGCCCTGGCCGTGGCCCGCATGGAGTGGCTGGCCGTGGGCGCCGGGCTCGGCGTCTGTTTCGCCGGCGAGATGGTCCAGGCCGCGACCGCCTGCCCCGAGCTCGCCGCCGCGCTGTCCATCCCGGGCTCGGCCGTGGCCCAGGCCGCCGTGTTCATCGGCTATCCCGGCTCCCGGACCGCTCCCGAGGCCGTGATTCCCGGAACCCGCATCATCTGGCTGTGA
- a CDS encoding response regulator gives MRVLVVDDDPASRHVLAAHLAGLATCVMCASGPEAVETVRQALADGGSFDVVFLDIIMPHMDGHETLAHIREVEEAAGVVPENRMRAVMVTSMDDETNTMTALFDSQVSAYLVKPANRSELLEKLVALDLLSLE, from the coding sequence ATGCGGGTGCTTGTCGTAGACGACGATCCGGCCAGCCGTCATGTTCTGGCCGCCCATCTCGCCGGCCTGGCCACCTGCGTCATGTGCGCCAGCGGCCCGGAAGCCGTGGAAACGGTCCGTCAGGCCCTGGCCGACGGCGGTTCGTTCGACGTCGTCTTCCTGGACATCATCATGCCCCACATGGACGGCCACGAAACCCTGGCCCACATCCGCGAAGTCGAGGAGGCCGCCGGCGTCGTCCCCGAAAACCGCATGCGAGCCGTCATGGTCACCTCCATGGACGACGAGACCAACACCATGACCGCGCTGTTCGACAGCCAGGTCTCCGCCTACCTGGTCAAACCGGCCAACCGCTCCGAGCTGCTCGAAAAACTCGTGGCCCTGGACCTACTCTCCCTGGAATAG
- a CDS encoding chemotaxis protein CheW, producing the protein MAAPDQSQSQRFLTLTLGQEIFAIDIFSVREILDYAEITRIPQTPEFMRGVVNVRGSAVPVVDLRMKFGLGQVERTLNTRIVIVEIRRDDAVSVMGALADSVKEVLELETDRIDPPPRMGAAVRTDFIRGIGKHAERFILILDVDKVFSSDEIQDMSQLLGDVPPAGNASAQAASDEDFFR; encoded by the coding sequence ATGGCCGCTCCCGATCAATCCCAAAGCCAGCGGTTTCTCACTTTGACCCTGGGGCAGGAGATTTTCGCCATCGACATTTTTTCCGTGCGGGAGATCCTCGACTACGCCGAGATCACCCGCATCCCCCAGACGCCGGAATTCATGCGCGGCGTGGTCAACGTGCGGGGAAGCGCCGTGCCGGTGGTGGACCTCAGGATGAAGTTCGGCCTGGGCCAGGTGGAACGCACCCTCAACACCCGCATCGTCATCGTGGAGATCCGCCGCGACGACGCCGTTTCGGTCATGGGCGCCCTGGCCGACTCGGTCAAGGAAGTGCTGGAACTCGAAACCGACCGCATCGATCCGCCGCCCCGCATGGGCGCGGCCGTGCGCACCGACTTCATCCGGGGCATCGGCAAGCATGCCGAACGCTTCATCCTCATTCTCGACGTCGACAAGGTTTTTTCCTCCGACGAGATCCAGGACATGTCGCAGTTGCTCGGCGATGTCCCGCCGGCCGGAAACGCTTCCGCCCAGGCCGCCTCGGACGAGGACTTCTTCCGCTAA
- the rpsR gene encoding 30S ribosomal protein S18 yields the protein MAFKKKFTPKKKFCRFCANKNLPIDYKRPDILKDFVTDRGKIIARRITGTCAKCQRRLTLQIKRARQMALLYYTATHSAEHLKKM from the coding sequence ATGGCGTTCAAGAAAAAATTCACCCCGAAAAAGAAGTTCTGCCGTTTCTGCGCCAACAAGAATCTGCCCATCGACTACAAACGTCCGGATATCCTCAAGGATTTCGTCACGGATCGCGGCAAGATCATCGCCCGGCGCATCACCGGCACCTGCGCCAAGTGTCAGCGTCGCCTGACCCTGCAAATCAAGCGCGCCCGGCAGATGGCCCTTCTGTACTACACGGCCACCCATAGCGCCGAGCATCTCAAGAAAATGTAA
- the rplI gene encoding 50S ribosomal protein L9: protein MELILRADVENLGRLGDKVAVKPGYGRNYLIPQGLAMLATEANKRRFENERKKLQAKRDALMSSAQSLADRLAAAAVVIEVRVGEGDKLYGSVTSAIIADKLVAAGIEIDRKKIVLDEPIRALGQYEVAVKLLPELRGKVSVTVVRQGGAEEEEVLAAPAASAPASAEASGQPEEETA from the coding sequence ATGGAACTCATTTTGCGCGCGGACGTCGAAAACCTCGGGCGCCTGGGCGACAAGGTCGCCGTCAAGCCCGGCTACGGCCGCAACTATCTGATCCCCCAAGGGCTGGCCATGCTGGCCACCGAAGCCAACAAACGCCGTTTCGAAAACGAGCGTAAAAAACTCCAGGCCAAGCGCGACGCCCTCATGTCCTCCGCCCAGAGCCTGGCCGACAGGCTCGCCGCCGCCGCCGTGGTCATCGAGGTGCGCGTGGGCGAGGGCGACAAGCTCTACGGCTCCGTCACCTCCGCCATCATCGCCGACAAGCTGGTCGCGGCCGGCATCGAGATCGACCGCAAGAAGATCGTGCTCGACGAGCCCATCCGGGCGCTGGGCCAGTACGAAGTGGCCGTGAAGCTTCTGCCGGAACTGCGCGGCAAGGTCAGCGTCACGGTCGTGCGCCAGGGCGGCGCCGAGGAAGAGGAAGTCCTGGCCGCCCCGGCCGCCTCCGCCCCAGCCTCCGCCGAAGCCAGTGGACAGCCCGAGGAAGAAACCGCGTAA
- a CDS encoding SpoIIE family protein phosphatase, with protein MRIRTKLLLILLALALPPLVAISFYALREGRLLGDELAAKAAVSYRHAAEQELALMVDLIGEDLNDNRRLMELSVALLAQESRAALTGPAAGEDAARTAEEFDAAGGLPPGLAPLPDYPVPATAQALSVSRPRGTTLAQGQAARLAGLLPTMDMLRAKLTDNMLWAYVALPDGLMASFPGHGRMPEGYDPRDRPWYTEALSRREAAWSILVDASTGRLTATVSTPVTAADGRLLGVAAIDAPLEAMLPESDLSRRWGEGVKALLVRRAETAGGQALEVIGTQNFLSTALTWNTPLAPEPFAAEDPAAADRLVAAIASKRPVQMPLGLGGQDFFAVFKPFPDTPAGLLVLVPREAVLRQADTAEASILARTQGMLAVVVAGSLLAVAGAVVLASLGSRAVTKPVTALCEAAGKLAQGDLDSRAPVSGRDELAHLAMTFNAMAPKLAERLRLKQDMLLAMEVQQNLLPSAPPSLPGLDVAGSTRFCDETGGDYFDFLTIEGDGQGGLDVIVGDATGHGIAAALFMATGRALLRGGRAGRADPAGLISLANALLCRDTMDSGRFLTLFYLRLAGGGLAPAGHLEWARAGHDPALVYDPASDTFGELMGPGLPLGVLPDYAYEGQSHPGLKPGQVLALGTDGIWEARNPSGEMYGKDRFRAVIRANAKAPAADILAAAHKDVADFQAGAPRDDDITLVIVKADVA; from the coding sequence ATGCGCATACGCACCAAACTGCTTCTGATCCTCCTTGCCCTGGCCCTGCCGCCGCTTGTGGCCATCAGCTTCTACGCCCTGCGCGAGGGCCGGCTGCTCGGCGACGAACTGGCCGCGAAGGCCGCCGTTTCCTACCGGCATGCCGCCGAGCAGGAACTGGCGCTGATGGTGGACCTCATCGGCGAGGATTTAAACGACAACCGGCGGCTGATGGAACTGTCCGTGGCCTTGCTCGCCCAGGAATCCAGGGCCGCCCTGACCGGCCCTGCGGCCGGGGAAGACGCGGCGCGCACGGCCGAGGAATTCGACGCCGCCGGCGGACTGCCGCCGGGGCTGGCCCCCCTGCCCGACTACCCCGTGCCGGCCACGGCGCAGGCCCTGTCCGTCAGCCGCCCCCGGGGCACGACCCTGGCCCAGGGGCAGGCCGCCCGCCTGGCCGGGCTGTTGCCCACCATGGACATGCTGCGCGCCAAGCTCACGGACAACATGCTCTGGGCCTACGTGGCCCTGCCCGACGGCCTCATGGCCAGCTTCCCGGGCCACGGGCGCATGCCCGAGGGCTACGATCCCCGCGACCGCCCCTGGTACACGGAAGCGCTTTCGCGCCGGGAAGCCGCCTGGAGCATCCTGGTCGACGCCTCCACCGGGCGGCTGACGGCCACGGTATCCACGCCGGTCACCGCCGCCGACGGCCGGCTGCTGGGCGTGGCCGCCATCGACGCGCCGCTGGAGGCCATGCTGCCGGAAAGCGACCTGTCGCGGCGCTGGGGCGAAGGCGTCAAGGCGCTGCTCGTGCGGCGGGCCGAAACGGCCGGCGGCCAGGCGCTGGAGGTCATCGGCACCCAGAACTTCCTGAGCACGGCCCTGACCTGGAACACGCCGCTGGCCCCGGAACCCTTCGCGGCCGAGGACCCGGCCGCCGCCGACCGGCTGGTCGCGGCCATCGCCTCCAAACGGCCGGTCCAGATGCCCCTGGGCCTCGGCGGCCAGGACTTTTTCGCCGTGTTCAAGCCCTTTCCCGACACCCCGGCCGGGCTTTTGGTGCTCGTGCCGCGCGAGGCCGTGCTGCGCCAGGCCGACACGGCCGAGGCCTCCATCCTGGCCCGCACCCAGGGCATGCTGGCCGTGGTCGTGGCCGGGAGCCTGCTGGCCGTGGCCGGCGCGGTGGTGCTGGCCTCGCTGGGCTCCCGGGCGGTCACCAAGCCGGTCACGGCCCTGTGCGAAGCGGCCGGCAAGCTGGCCCAGGGCGACCTGGACTCCCGGGCGCCGGTTTCCGGACGCGACGAACTGGCCCATCTGGCCATGACCTTCAATGCCATGGCCCCCAAGCTGGCCGAGCGGCTGCGGCTCAAGCAGGACATGCTTTTAGCCATGGAAGTGCAGCAAAACCTGCTGCCCAGCGCCCCGCCGTCGCTTCCCGGCCTGGACGTGGCCGGCTCCACCCGGTTTTGCGACGAAACCGGCGGCGACTATTTCGATTTCCTGACCATCGAGGGCGACGGCCAGGGCGGACTCGACGTCATCGTCGGCGATGCCACGGGCCACGGCATCGCGGCGGCGCTTTTCATGGCCACGGGCCGGGCGCTGTTGCGCGGCGGCCGGGCCGGCCGGGCCGATCCGGCCGGGCTGATCAGCCTGGCCAACGCCTTGCTGTGCCGCGACACCATGGACTCGGGCCGGTTCCTGACGCTGTTCTACCTGCGCCTGGCCGGCGGCGGCCTGGCGCCGGCCGGCCATCTGGAGTGGGCCCGGGCCGGCCATGACCCGGCGCTGGTCTACGATCCGGCCAGCGACACCTTCGGCGAACTCATGGGACCGGGTCTGCCGCTGGGCGTGCTGCCCGACTACGCCTACGAGGGCCAGTCCCACCCGGGACTCAAGCCCGGCCAGGTCCTGGCGCTCGGCACGGACGGCATCTGGGAGGCGCGAAACCCTTCCGGCGAGATGTACGGCAAGGACCGCTTCCGGGCGGTCATCCGGGCCAACGCCAAGGCCCCGGCGGCGGACATCCTGGCCGCCGCCCACAAGGACGTGGCCGATTTCCAGGCCGGGGCCCCGCGCGACGACGACATCACCCTGGTCATCGTCAAGGCCGATGTCGCGTAA
- a CDS encoding STAS domain-containing protein codes for MQLVEKENGEVTVLELGGRLDSNTSKVLEDKVMEILGQGRKKLLMDFKDVDYINSTGLRVLLLALQQLKKSQGKLVLSTIKDYMKEVFEISGYTEIFPIYATQEEALGHFA; via the coding sequence ATGCAACTTGTGGAAAAGGAGAACGGCGAGGTCACCGTGCTGGAGCTGGGCGGCCGCCTGGACAGCAACACCTCCAAGGTCCTCGAGGACAAGGTCATGGAGATCCTCGGCCAGGGCAGGAAAAAGCTGCTCATGGATTTCAAGGATGTGGACTACATCAATTCCACCGGCCTGCGCGTGCTGCTTTTGGCCTTGCAGCAGCTCAAGAAGAGCCAGGGCAAGCTCGTGCTTTCCACCATCAAGGACTACATGAAGGAAGTGTTCGAGATTTCCGGTTATACGGAAATTTTTCCCATCTACGCCACCCAGGAAGAAGCCCTGGGGCATTTTGCCTAG
- a CDS encoding nitroreductase family protein — translation MQLIEVDAAKCRKDGLCVRVCPSGALEADGDGGPVAADPAACNACGHCVAVCPHGALANSRVDAVDPAVGLRENLRAWPEPAVVDGMLRGRRSIRAYKDKPLPRAVLEELLDVARHAPTASNVQEIRWIVTVDPAKVRELAALTAAFFAANGQRPKYSAMWERGLDYFLRGAPALAMVYTEPGARFGAADCGIALTFMELAAVSRGLGACWAGLATAAANADPAVRAALGLPEGQVVQGGLMLGYPKARYAGVPPRNPVQARWL, via the coding sequence ATGCAACTGATCGAAGTGGATGCCGCCAAATGCAGGAAGGACGGGTTGTGCGTGCGGGTGTGCCCGAGCGGGGCGCTGGAGGCGGACGGCGACGGCGGGCCGGTCGCGGCCGATCCGGCCGCGTGCAACGCCTGCGGGCATTGCGTGGCCGTTTGCCCCCACGGCGCCTTGGCCAACAGCCGGGTGGACGCGGTCGATCCGGCCGTGGGCCTGCGGGAGAACCTGCGCGCCTGGCCCGAGCCGGCGGTGGTGGACGGGATGCTGCGCGGGAGGCGTTCCATCCGGGCCTACAAGGACAAGCCCCTTCCCCGTGCGGTGCTGGAAGAGCTGCTCGACGTGGCCCGCCACGCCCCCACCGCCTCCAATGTCCAGGAAATCCGCTGGATCGTCACCGTCGATCCGGCCAAGGTCCGGGAACTGGCCGCGCTGACCGCCGCCTTTTTCGCCGCCAACGGCCAGCGTCCCAAATACTCGGCCATGTGGGAGCGGGGGCTCGACTATTTCCTGCGCGGCGCGCCGGCCCTGGCCATGGTGTACACCGAGCCCGGGGCCAGGTTCGGCGCGGCCGATTGCGGCATCGCGCTCACTTTCATGGAACTGGCCGCCGTGTCCCGGGGGCTGGGCGCCTGCTGGGCCGGGCTGGCGACCGCCGCCGCCAACGCGGATCCGGCCGTGCGCGCGGCCCTGGGCCTGCCCGAGGGCCAGGTGGTCCAGGGCGGGCTCATGCTCGGCTACCCGAAAGCCCGCTACGCCGGGGTGCCGCCGCGCAATCCCGTCCAGGCCCGCTGGCTGTAG
- a CDS encoding YkgJ family cysteine cluster protein: MKDLNDALSQREADATEAFLQSLPELKDGESFRFACHPQVPCFNACCSDLTLMLTPYDALRLRRALKISSSDFLTHFAVRLTIPDSGFPMPRLKMREERHKRCPFVSAEGCKVYADRPGACRTYPLGRASRLDEAGHVVEQFFVVREPHCRGFEEDADWDASSWLADQELAVYNAANDRYMRLMALARGKGARLAAKQEQMVWLALYQPDAFQDFIAKMDLFRLVEIDEARKALVLADEEAALSFGLDWLELAFFGIEEGLRRRRPQGPQGA; encoded by the coding sequence ATGAAAGATTTGAACGACGCCCTGTCCCAACGCGAGGCCGACGCCACCGAGGCGTTTCTCCAGTCCCTGCCCGAGCTCAAGGACGGGGAGTCCTTCCGCTTCGCCTGCCATCCGCAAGTCCCCTGCTTCAATGCCTGCTGCTCGGACCTCACGCTCATGCTCACGCCCTACGACGCCCTGCGCCTGCGCCGGGCGCTCAAGATTTCCTCCAGCGACTTCCTCACCCATTTCGCCGTGCGCCTGACCATCCCGGACTCCGGTTTCCCCATGCCGCGCCTGAAGATGCGCGAGGAACGGCACAAGCGCTGCCCCTTCGTTTCCGCCGAGGGCTGCAAGGTCTACGCCGACCGGCCCGGGGCCTGTCGCACCTATCCCCTGGGCCGGGCCAGCCGCCTGGACGAGGCGGGCCACGTGGTGGAGCAGTTTTTCGTCGTGCGCGAACCCCATTGCCGGGGCTTCGAGGAGGACGCGGATTGGGACGCGTCGTCCTGGCTGGCCGACCAGGAACTGGCCGTCTACAACGCCGCCAACGACCGCTACATGCGGCTGATGGCCCTGGCCCGGGGCAAGGGGGCCAGGCTCGCCGCCAAGCAGGAGCAGATGGTCTGGCTGGCCCTGTACCAGCCCGACGCCTTCCAGGATTTCATCGCCAAGATGGACCTGTTCCGGCTGGTGGAGATCGACGAGGCGCGAAAGGCCCTGGTCCTGGCCGACGAGGAAGCGGCGCTCTCCTTCGGCCTGGACTGGCTGGAACTGGCCTTTTTCGGCATCGAGGAAGGGCTGCGGCGCAGGCGCCCCCAAGGGCCCCAGGGCGCGTAA
- a CDS encoding sulfotransferase, producing the protein MAGEPPFLFLHLPRTAGTTLNRLLERRFAPQEVLSLYSRDDFARNAVVDRRRLDGLRLIQGHVLLTDYEAFTFYDAPVRVFTFLREPVARVISEYFFLRTWPGQHLYPLLNEPGMDLAAYVTSGHKLLRYKGANFMTRVLSGLDPDARPQAALERAMENLRRRFVCFGLTERFDESLLLLADVLGLTDLLYERQNVLRRPEAERATTEERALVAARNSLDTALHAFAVTLFEERLAAGGAAFAARLARHRQLLGRFQKLCRLLDARAGKETGAIDNPKG; encoded by the coding sequence ATGGCCGGCGAACCGCCCTTTCTGTTCCTGCACCTTCCGCGCACGGCCGGAACCACGCTCAACCGCCTGCTGGAGCGCCGGTTCGCGCCCCAGGAAGTCCTTTCCCTCTACAGCCGCGACGACTTCGCCCGAAACGCCGTCGTCGACCGGCGGCGCCTGGACGGCCTGCGTCTGATCCAAGGCCATGTGCTGCTGACCGACTACGAGGCCTTCACCTTCTACGATGCGCCCGTGCGGGTCTTCACCTTCCTGCGCGAGCCCGTGGCCCGGGTGATTTCCGAATACTTTTTCCTGCGCACCTGGCCGGGCCAGCATCTGTATCCGCTGCTCAACGAGCCGGGAATGGACCTGGCCGCCTACGTCACGAGCGGGCACAAGCTCCTGCGCTACAAGGGCGCCAACTTCATGACCCGGGTGCTGTCCGGGCTCGACCCCGACGCCCGGCCGCAAGCGGCCCTGGAGCGGGCCATGGAGAACCTGCGCCGCCGTTTCGTCTGCTTCGGGCTCACCGAGCGCTTCGACGAAAGCCTGCTGCTTCTGGCCGATGTCCTGGGGCTGACGGATCTGCTCTACGAACGGCAAAACGTCCTGCGCCGCCCGGAAGCGGAGCGGGCGACAACCGAGGAGCGCGCGCTCGTGGCCGCGCGCAACAGCCTGGACACCGCGCTGCATGCCTTTGCCGTAACGCTTTTCGAGGAGCGCCTGGCCGCCGGTGGGGCGGCGTTCGCGGCCAGGCTCGCCCGCCACCGCCAGCTTCTGGGCAGGTTCCAGAAGCTGTGCCGCCTGCTCGACGCCCGGGCCGGCAAGGAAACGGGCGCCATCGACAATCCCAAGGGCTAG
- a CDS encoding ATP-binding protein, giving the protein MRLDNRLLELDRLGDAVEAFGEAHGLPAKLRFQIRLVLDELLTNIINYGYTDEADHVIDVVMGQAGGRLRFVIEDDARAFDPLTAVPPDLVSGVDERRIGGLGIHLVRTIMDRVAYERVGGRNRLLLEKDID; this is encoded by the coding sequence TTGCGACTCGACAACCGCCTGCTGGAACTCGACCGTCTCGGCGACGCGGTGGAGGCCTTTGGCGAGGCCCACGGCCTGCCCGCCAAACTCCGTTTTCAGATCCGTCTGGTCCTCGACGAACTGCTCACCAACATCATCAATTACGGCTACACCGACGAGGCCGACCACGTCATCGACGTGGTCATGGGCCAGGCCGGGGGGCGCCTGCGCTTCGTCATCGAGGACGACGCCCGGGCCTTCGACCCGCTCACGGCCGTGCCGCCGGACCTCGTCTCGGGGGTCGACGAGCGCCGCATCGGGGGGCTGGGCATCCATCTGGTGCGCACGATCATGGATCGCGTCGCCTACGAGCGGGTGGGCGGCAGGAACCGGCTGCTCCTGGAAAAGGACATCGACTAA
- the rpsF gene encoding 30S ribosomal protein S6, giving the protein MRKYEALLLLSPELAADNRQEILENLKGVLERQEASMLAVDEWGMRELAYPVQKKTRGHYTRFEFAAPATAIAEFERIVRITDGIMKFVTVKLADKYVPEGA; this is encoded by the coding sequence ATGCGGAAGTACGAAGCGCTGCTGCTGCTCTCACCCGAGCTCGCGGCCGACAACCGGCAGGAGATCCTCGAGAACCTCAAAGGGGTGCTCGAGCGCCAGGAGGCCAGCATGCTGGCCGTGGACGAATGGGGCATGCGTGAGCTGGCCTATCCCGTCCAGAAAAAGACCCGCGGTCATTACACCCGTTTCGAGTTCGCCGCCCCGGCCACGGCCATCGCCGAATTCGAACGCATCGTGCGCATCACCGACGGCATCATGAAGTTCGTCACCGTCAAGCTCGCCGACAAGTACGTGCCCGAGGGAGCCTAA